Proteins co-encoded in one Aspergillus fumigatus Af293 chromosome 6, whole genome shotgun sequence genomic window:
- a CDS encoding putative inorganic diphosphatase, with protein sequence MAPYKTEEESIRPFSETKSDFVEKYVLRPVGKPLTKEYRVYFNLNDKLLSPWHDLALYPGSNREPVVHMVVEVPRWWSAKMEIAKDEYLHPLKQNIQDGRLKYVPNIFPHKGYPFNYGMLPQTYQDPEIQDPLTNLPANGNPLAVCEMGGATPRPAQVKRVKVLGSLAVINENKTDWKILVVDLENPEADKLNDIGDVEPLMPGYLDTIKEWFRVYKLAEGKKENVLGADGELQNQEYTLSLIERCHNSWKGVKESEPGMQTKISMADIAPQKHDAVNVLPRTSEDRDVCEDIDPIAAEKSHFLSPNWPSMVACPGGALNV encoded by the exons ATGGCACCGTATAAAACTGAAGAGGAATCAATTCGACCATTCTCCGAAACCAAATCCGACTTCGTGGAAAAATACGTCCTTCGCCCTGTCGGCAAACCCCTAACGAAGGAGTACCGCGTCTACTTCAACCTCAATGACAAGCTCCTCTCCCCTTGGCATGATCTGGCGCTGTACCCAGGCAGCAACCGCGAGCCGGTGGTGCATATGGTTGTCGAGGTGCCGAGGTGGTGGAGTGCAAAGATGGAG ATCGCAAAAGACGAGTACCTCCATCCCCTGAAGCAGAATATTCAGGACGGTCGGTTAAAGTACGTTCCCAACATCTTTCCGCATAAAGGATACCCATTCAACTATGGCATGTTACCTCAG ACATACCAAGATCCCGAGATCCAAGACCCCCTCACTAATCTCCCAGCGAACGGGAACCCGCTTGCTGTCTGTGAAATGGGCGGCGCAACTCCGCGTCCTGCACAGGTCAAAAGGGTCAAAGTTCTCGGCTCGCTGGCCGTCATCAATGAAAATAAGACAGACTGGAAGATCTTAGTTGTTGACTTGGAGAACCCGGAGGCGGACAAGCTGAATGATATCGGGGACGTCGAGCCGCTGATGCCGGGGTATCTGGATACAATCAAGGAATGGTTCCGGGTGTACAAGTTGGCcgagggaaagaaggagaacGTTCTTGGTGCGGATGGGGAGCTGCAGAATCAGGA GTATACCCTCTCGCTCATTGAGCGGTGTCATAATTCCTGGAAAGGTGTCAAAGAGTCTGAGCCAGGCATGCAAACAAAGATTTCCAT GGCGGACATTGCGCCTCAGAAGCATGATGCGGTTAATGTCCTTCCACGAACATCAGAAGATCGAGATGTCTGCGAGGATATCGACCCCATAGCAGCCGAGAAGAGCCATTTCCTGTCTCCGAATTGGCCTTCCATGGTTGCTTGCCCTGGTGGTGCTCTGAATGTGTAA
- a CDS encoding phosphoglycerate mutase family protein has product MGSRIFLIRHGETEGTSGMQHISTTDQNLSTAGERQVELTREQYVGGGKLIDPKRVTRIYITPRRRDHQTCEILRLGVHQHQHFYDRNTKQTTTTAIPPATGDIAEATIQITPSLAEWDYGEYEGLTTNQIREKRQQEGLDKEGPWSIWEAGCPGGENPQQVSDRVDELIGEMIEVLKSTSASWPGGRLVPNVSSEPRDIVCIGSGQSLAALAMRWTGLPLRCGVRLLIETAGVAILGFEDDDLNQPAIILGRRPVAP; this is encoded by the exons ATGGGTTCCCGGATATTCTTGATTCGTCATGGTGAAACCGAAGGGACCAGCGGGATGCAGCATATCAGCACCACCGACCAGAATCTATCCACAGCAGGGGAGAGACAAGTCGAACTGACCAGGGAGCAGTATGTGGGTGGGGGCAAGTTGATCGATCCCAAAAGGGTTACACGCAT ATACATCACTCCCAGGAGACGAGATCATCAGACGTGCGAAATCCTCCGTCTGGGAGTGCACCAACATCAACACTTTTATGATCGAAACACCAAGCAAACCACAACAACTGCGATCCCTCCTGCTACGGGCGACATAGCCGAGGCGACGATCCAGATCACTCCCAGCCTTGCTGAGTGGGACTACGGCGAATATGAAGGGCTGACCACAAACCAAATTCGTGAGAAACGCCAACAAGAGGGGCTGGACAAGGAAGGTCCTTGGTCAATCTGGGAGGCTGGTTGTCCTGGAGGCGA AAACCCTCAACAGGTCTCCGATCGCGTTGACGAGCTGATCGGGGAGATGATAGAAGTCCTCAAGAGTACCTCTGCCTCCTGGCCAGGAGGCAGGTTGGTCCCTAATGTCAGTTCGGAGCCTCGGGATATCGTTTGTATTGGATCTGGTCAGTCGCTAGCTGCGTTGGCTATGCGATGGACCGGGCTGCCTTTGAGGTGTGGGGTGAGGCTTCTGATTGAGACAGCGGGCGTGGCCATACTGGG tttcgaggatgatgacttgAATCAGCCGGCTATCATCCTAGGACGGAGGCCGGTGGCTCCTTAG
- a CDS encoding glycoside hydrolase family 16 protein, which yields MRLSLVGVAIGLLSSSAIVTAQTYTDCNPLQKTCPPDPALGRSVTYDFTKGSSPDFKPVGSPTYDSNNGAAFSVAKQGDAPLIQSNWYMMFGHVEFVIKTAPGKGIVSSAVLQSDDLDEIDWEWLGANNLYVQTNYFGKGDTGSYNRGAAHDNAGNQDGFHTYTIDWTSTQIVWQIDGKTVRVLTAESAGDHFPQSPMMVKVGVWAGGDPNNAPGTIQWAGGETDYSAGPYTMYLKSLVATDYSTGKSYTYSDKSGSWRSITSDGGQINGNSDAESISTVESAPPVTATIDSAPIPFSGTHRETSSFVTPSIWPWVPKPTTLSSSVAKDTTLPSGWTFSGSRQVQPPSAASVIYAPLYVIFLGFVAGFSFPLGA from the exons ATGAGATTGTCTCTCGTTGGTGTGGCCATTGGCCTGCTTTCTTCCTCTGCCATTGTGACAGCTCAGACATACACTGATTGCAACCCATTGCAGAAGA CTTGCCCTCCGGATCCCGCTCTGGGAAGGTCAGTCACCTACGACTTCACCAAAGGCTCGTCCCCCGACTTCAAACCAGTTGGGAGCCCCACCTACGACAGCAACAACGGTGCTGCTTTCTCGGTGGCCAAACAGGGTGATGCCCCGCTGATCCAGTCGAACTGGTATATGATGTTTGGCCACGTCGAGTTCGTGATTAAGACCGCTCCAGGCAAGGGCATTGTTAGTAGTGCAGTTCTGCAGTCTGATGACCTAGATGAGATTGATTGGGAATGGCTCGGTGCAAACAATCTGTATGTTCAGACCAACTACTTCGGAAAAGGTGACACTGGGAGCTACAATCGCGGCGCTGCCCATGACAATGCTGGGAATCAGGATGGTTTTCACACATACACAATCGACTGGACTAGCACGCAGATTGTTTGGCAAATTGATGGCAAGACTGTCCGGGTCCTCACTGCTGAGAGTGCTGGGGATCATTTTCCGCAAAGCCCAATGATGGTCAAGGTTGGTGTTTGGGCTGGTGGTGACCCCAACAATGCGCCAGGCACAATTC AATGGGCTGGTGGCGAAACCGATTACAGCGCGGGCCCTTATACCATGTACCTCAAGTCGCTCGTAGCGACCGACTATTCAACGGGTAAATCGTATACTTATAGCGACAAGAGTGGCTCGTGGCGGTCCATCACCTCTGATGGAGGTCAGATCAATGGTAATAGTGACGCTGAGTCCATTTCAACTGTCGAGTCTGCCCCTCCTGTGACCGCGACAATTGACAGTGCTCCTATTCCTTTCAGTGGCACGCACCGTGAGACGTCGAGCTTTGTAACTCCAAGTATCTGGCCCTGGGTTCCCAAACCTACCACTTTGTCGTCTTCCGTCGCGAAGGATACGACTCTGCCCAGTGGCTGGACCTTTTCCGGATCTCGACAAGTCCAGCCGCCCAGTGCGGCTTCTGTGA TCTACGCCCCCCTGTAcgtcatcttccttggtTTCGTCGCTGGCTTCTCCTTCCCACTCGGGGCTTAA